From Arcticibacter tournemirensis, one genomic window encodes:
- the ligA gene encoding NAD-dependent DNA ligase LigA, giving the protein MPLFEIKERMDALVKELNQHNYNYYVLAQPTISDYDFDKKLEELSELEKQYPELQDPDSPTQKVGGEITKEFKTVKHKWPMLSLGNTYSEQDLREFDERIRKSIGSDFEYVCELKFDGLSMSLTYEDGKLLRAVTRGDGTQGDDVTTNIRTIKRIPGKLKGEGYPDNFEIRGEVFMHRAAFERLNSERMKNDEVPYANPRNFAAGTVKLQDSGEVARRPLDCFLYFLYTDRRLYRTHWDSLNAVKEWGFHVCEHNKLCRNIDEVLQFIHYWSENRFNLSYDIDGIVLKVNSYAQQDELGFTAKSPRWAIAYKYKAEEAETILESVSYQVGRTGAVTPVANLKPVLLAGTRVKRATLHNANEISRLDLHEGDAVFVEKGGEIIPKITSVNTIKRQSGSKKIIYPDICPECGSNLIRREGEAVHYCPNDEACPPQITGKIQHFISRKAMNIEGMGSETVETLYRKGLIEHISDLYLLHEKADALKEMDRFGEKSISNMLEGIERSKQMPFEKVLFGLGIRYIGETVARKIAAYFKNIDSLMSATYDELISVDEIGERIAESIIAYFKDPRHLQQIEKLRTAGLQFEAEEKVVLLAGNNLEGKTFIISGVFENFSRDELTALIESNGGKILSSISGKLNYLVAGDNMGPSKLEKAKKLNIPVITDTELLSMISK; this is encoded by the coding sequence ATGCCGCTTTTTGAGATTAAAGAACGAATGGATGCACTGGTTAAGGAACTGAACCAGCACAATTATAACTATTATGTACTAGCTCAGCCAACAATATCAGACTACGATTTCGATAAAAAGCTTGAAGAGCTTTCGGAACTGGAAAAACAGTATCCCGAGCTGCAGGACCCCGACTCTCCAACACAGAAAGTGGGAGGAGAAATTACAAAAGAATTCAAAACAGTGAAGCATAAATGGCCGATGCTTTCACTGGGAAACACATACAGCGAACAGGATTTGCGCGAGTTTGACGAAAGAATCCGAAAATCAATAGGAAGCGACTTTGAGTATGTCTGCGAACTGAAGTTCGACGGACTTTCCATGAGCCTTACGTATGAAGACGGCAAACTATTAAGGGCAGTAACTCGTGGCGATGGAACGCAGGGCGACGACGTTACAACCAATATCCGAACAATTAAACGAATTCCTGGAAAACTAAAAGGCGAGGGATATCCAGATAATTTCGAAATAAGAGGAGAGGTATTTATGCACCGGGCGGCTTTCGAAAGACTTAACTCTGAACGAATGAAAAACGACGAAGTTCCTTATGCGAATCCACGTAATTTTGCAGCAGGAACCGTCAAGTTACAGGATTCGGGAGAGGTAGCACGGCGACCACTGGATTGTTTCCTGTATTTTCTTTACACAGACAGAAGGCTTTACCGTACTCATTGGGATAGCCTCAATGCGGTTAAAGAATGGGGATTCCACGTCTGCGAACACAACAAGCTTTGCCGCAATATCGATGAGGTTCTTCAATTTATTCATTATTGGAGTGAGAATCGCTTTAACCTCAGCTATGATATAGATGGCATCGTATTAAAGGTAAACAGTTATGCTCAGCAGGATGAACTGGGCTTTACAGCTAAATCCCCCAGATGGGCCATTGCGTATAAATATAAAGCAGAAGAAGCAGAAACGATTCTTGAGAGTGTCAGCTACCAGGTGGGGCGTACCGGCGCTGTAACACCTGTTGCTAACTTAAAACCCGTTTTGCTTGCAGGCACCAGGGTAAAAAGAGCAACCCTTCATAATGCCAACGAAATAAGTCGGCTTGACCTTCATGAAGGCGATGCCGTGTTTGTCGAAAAGGGCGGCGAAATTATTCCTAAGATCACTTCTGTTAATACCATAAAAAGGCAATCGGGGAGCAAAAAAATCATTTACCCTGATATTTGTCCTGAATGTGGCAGTAATTTGATCCGAAGAGAAGGAGAAGCCGTTCACTATTGCCCCAACGATGAAGCATGCCCTCCTCAAATCACAGGAAAGATCCAGCACTTTATCAGCAGGAAGGCAATGAATATTGAAGGCATGGGTAGCGAAACGGTAGAAACGCTCTACAGGAAAGGACTCATAGAACATATAAGCGACTTATATTTGCTTCATGAAAAAGCCGACGCCTTAAAAGAGATGGACCGCTTTGGCGAGAAGTCTATCAGCAACATGCTCGAGGGAATCGAACGCTCTAAACAAATGCCCTTTGAAAAAGTACTTTTCGGTCTAGGGATCCGGTATATAGGTGAAACCGTAGCGCGGAAAATAGCAGCTTATTTCAAGAATATAGACAGCCTGATGAGTGCTACTTATGATGAACTTATTTCAGTAGATGAAATCGGCGAACGAATAGCTGAAAGTATTATTGCATACTTTAAAGACCCCAGACACCTCCAACAAATTGAAAAACTCCGGACTGCGGGCCTGCAGTTTGAAGCAGAGGAAAAAGTGGTACTGCTGGCAGGCAATAATCTGGAGGGAAAAACATTTATCATCTCCGGTGTATTCGAAAACTTTAGCCGGGACGAACTTACAGCGTTAATAGAATCAAACGGGGGGAAAATACTTAGCAGCATCTCCGGAAAACTAAATTATCTCGTAGCTGGTGATAACATGGGACCTTCAAAGCTTGAAAAAGCTAAAAAATTAAACATACCTGTCATCACCGACACGGAGCTTCTAAGTATGATAAGCAAATAA
- a CDS encoding YhcH/YjgK/YiaL family protein has translation MKRYFLQQGILFFCVAMMLSACSSVRRTEKWFMHGKWYNGMKLYPHVSVNRHEFESQYNKNKAWWDSAFKFLKETDFDKIAPGKYPLDGNNVYVNVTVGPMRDFENTKWEAHRHTIDLQYTYKGTEKMGVAPVSKARVIDPYNEKKDVAIYDAEGKFYLTRPDTFFLFFPGDAHRPNIKVDEDNAVKKIVVKIRYTD, from the coding sequence ATGAAAAGGTATTTTTTGCAACAAGGTATATTGTTTTTTTGCGTCGCCATGATGTTAAGCGCGTGCTCATCGGTGCGTCGGACTGAAAAATGGTTCATGCATGGCAAGTGGTATAATGGCATGAAGCTCTATCCCCATGTGTCTGTTAATCGTCATGAGTTTGAAAGCCAGTATAATAAGAATAAAGCCTGGTGGGACAGCGCTTTTAAGTTTCTAAAGGAAACGGACTTTGATAAAATCGCTCCGGGAAAATACCCCCTTGATGGCAACAATGTATATGTTAACGTAACAGTGGGGCCGATGCGTGATTTTGAAAATACGAAATGGGAAGCCCATCGGCATACAATAGACCTGCAGTATACCTATAAAGGTACCGAGAAAATGGGAGTTGCCCCTGTATCTAAAGCACGCGTTATAGATCCTTATAATGAGAAAAAAGACGTGGCGATTTATGATGCCGAGGGGAAATTTTACCTTACGAGGCCTGATACATTCTTTCTTTTTTTTCCGGGGGATGCTCACCGTCCCAATATTAAGGTAGATGAAGACAATGCAGTAAAAAAGATCGTTGTGAAGATCAGGTATACGGATTGA
- a CDS encoding histone H1, whose amino-acid sequence MANYERFTELKNLISGIEADADKFYNKGNSAAGTRVRKGLQDVKNLAQAIRLEIQESKNSK is encoded by the coding sequence ATGGCAAATTATGAAAGATTTACCGAGCTGAAAAACCTCATTTCAGGTATTGAAGCTGATGCAGACAAATTTTACAATAAAGGAAATAGTGCTGCAGGAACAAGGGTAAGAAAAGGTTTACAGGATGTAAAAAACCTGGCTCAGGCAATTCGTTTAGAGATTCAGGAATCGAAAAACAGTAAATAG
- the dapA gene encoding 4-hydroxy-tetrahydrodipicolinate synthase yields MNKFYGTGVAMITPFNADGSIDFDGLKNLINFQIEGGVEYLVSLGTTGESATLSKDEKKAVWEFTAETVAGRVPLVAGIGGNATSEVTESIKKFNTQGYDAILSVSPYYNKPIQEGIYQHYKAIAEVSPLPVILYNVPGRTGSNIAADTTLRLASDFKNIIAIKEASGNFEQFNIVLRDKPEDFLFISGDDPLTLPLIALGAAGVISVAGNALPGLCSSMVRLCLQKKFDEALPIHFRLTNFLKLLFCDGSPGGIKAALKHLNICSDTLRLPLVGVGEATREKITQELEKLK; encoded by the coding sequence ATGAATAAATTTTACGGAACCGGGGTAGCAATGATAACCCCGTTCAATGCAGATGGATCCATTGATTTTGATGGATTAAAAAACCTGATAAATTTTCAGATTGAAGGAGGTGTAGAATACCTGGTATCGCTGGGTACAACAGGAGAATCAGCTACTTTAAGCAAGGATGAAAAAAAGGCGGTCTGGGAGTTTACGGCAGAAACAGTAGCAGGAAGAGTTCCGTTGGTTGCCGGCATTGGTGGGAATGCTACTTCCGAAGTTACCGAAAGCATAAAAAAGTTTAACACTCAGGGTTACGATGCGATCCTTTCGGTTAGCCCTTACTATAACAAACCCATTCAGGAAGGCATATATCAGCACTATAAGGCAATAGCAGAAGTATCGCCTTTGCCAGTGATCCTTTATAATGTTCCGGGGCGTACCGGCAGTAATATTGCTGCGGATACAACTCTTCGTCTCGCCTCTGATTTCAAGAACATCATCGCTATAAAAGAAGCTTCAGGCAATTTCGAACAGTTTAATATTGTGCTGAGAGACAAACCTGAGGACTTTCTGTTCATCTCGGGCGACGATCCTTTAACTCTTCCACTCATCGCATTGGGGGCAGCAGGAGTAATATCGGTAGCAGGAAACGCGCTTCCGGGTCTATGTTCTAGCATGGTCCGCTTATGCCTTCAAAAAAAGTTTGATGAAGCGTTGCCTATCCATTTCAGGCTTACGAATTTCCTTAAGCTCCTTTTCTGCGACGGTAGCCCCGGCGGAATCAAAGCGGCGTTAAAGCATCTGAATATTTGTTCAGATACACTAAGGTTACCACTCGTTGGTGTCGGTGAGGCCACCAGGGAAAAGATAACACAGGAACTGGAAAAATTGAAATAA
- a CDS encoding aminotransferase class I/II-fold pyridoxal phosphate-dependent enzyme, translating to MDLFDKISKNMGPLGQHQKMAHGYFAFPKLEGEIAPHMKFRGKDHLVWSLNNYLGLANHPEVREADAKAAAEFGMAYPMGARMMSGNSNHHESLEKDLAEFVGKHDAFLLNYGYQGMVSIIDTLVDRNDVIVYDAESHACIIDGVRLHMGKRFVFQHNDMDSCRKQLERATRLAEQTGGGILVITEGVFGMSGAQGKLKEIVALKDEFKFRLLIDDAHGFGTMGKTGAGTHEAQDCIEGIDIYFGTFAKSMAGIGAFVASTEEIVNYLRYNMRSQTFAKALPMPMVLGLKKRLELLKGCPELREKLWNIATSLQNGLRERGFNLGVTNTMVTPVFLQGELNEATAITMDLRENYGIFCSIVVYPVIPKGLIELRIIPTAAHTLEDVQVTLDAFSKVFEKLKSGYYKEQSVVTA from the coding sequence TTGGATTTATTTGATAAAATCTCAAAAAATATGGGCCCCTTGGGCCAGCATCAGAAGATGGCACATGGGTATTTTGCATTTCCTAAACTTGAAGGTGAAATTGCACCTCATATGAAGTTTAGAGGGAAAGACCATCTTGTCTGGAGTCTGAATAATTATCTTGGCTTAGCGAATCATCCCGAAGTTCGCGAGGCTGATGCCAAAGCAGCGGCAGAATTTGGAATGGCCTATCCTATGGGCGCCAGAATGATGTCAGGAAATTCCAATCATCACGAGTCACTGGAGAAAGATCTGGCAGAATTTGTAGGAAAGCACGATGCTTTTCTTCTGAATTACGGCTACCAGGGTATGGTATCTATTATTGATACTTTAGTTGACAGAAATGACGTGATCGTTTATGATGCGGAATCACACGCATGTATTATTGATGGGGTGCGGTTGCATATGGGTAAACGCTTTGTTTTTCAGCACAATGACATGGACAGCTGCAGAAAGCAGTTGGAACGGGCTACACGGCTAGCTGAGCAAACGGGTGGTGGTATCCTTGTAATTACCGAAGGCGTGTTTGGAATGTCGGGTGCACAGGGAAAACTTAAAGAGATCGTTGCTTTAAAAGACGAGTTTAAGTTCCGCCTGCTCATTGATGATGCACACGGTTTTGGCACAATGGGAAAGACTGGTGCAGGCACTCATGAAGCACAGGACTGTATCGAAGGAATAGATATCTATTTTGGAACATTTGCTAAATCGATGGCAGGAATTGGAGCATTTGTTGCTTCAACAGAAGAAATTGTTAATTACCTGCGTTATAATATGCGGTCTCAGACATTTGCTAAAGCTCTTCCAATGCCGATGGTGCTGGGTTTAAAGAAGCGCCTGGAATTGCTTAAAGGTTGTCCGGAATTGCGCGAGAAATTGTGGAACATCGCAACGTCGCTTCAAAATGGATTACGCGAAAGGGGATTCAATTTAGGTGTAACGAATACCATGGTAACTCCCGTATTCCTTCAGGGTGAACTGAACGAGGCTACCGCTATAACGATGGATCTCCGCGAGAATTACGGCATTTTTTGTTCGATAGTTGTTTATCCCGTCATTCCTAAAGGGCTGATAGAACTTCGTATTATTCCAACAGCGGCACATACGCTTGAAGATGTTCAGGTCACTCTGGATGCATTCTCTAAAGTTTTCGAGAAGCTTAAGAGTGGTTATTACAAAGAACAAAGCGTTGTAACAGCGTAA
- the ftsZ gene encoding cell division protein FtsZ, translating to MQFEMLKEKSSIIKVIGVGGGGGNAVNHMYRQGITGVDFIICNTDAQALELSPIPNKVQLGASLTEGMGAGSIPEVGKNSAIENIEDVKRMLGSTTKMLFITAGMGGGTGTGASPIIAKAAKELDILTVGIITTPFSFEGKRRKMQAEEGLEEFKKYVDSYLVISNDRLREIFGNLTLSAAFAQADNILTTAAKGIAEIITIPGYINVDFKDVRTVMNNSGVAIMGSYSAEGESRALRAVEGALASPLLKDNEIEGARYILLNISSGSREVSMDEVSIITDYIQEEAGLAADLIWGNCMDESLGEKLSVTIIATGFQTKEERALEKSNQKKVSMLTPENAPMVKPVNAFIEEEPELEVEETAEDTTPKYSAQVQADLFGGLFQKKAEEKKPSEPKVIRHTLQDEEPVKPEPTFEFGLKIAESEFQFNEPVTEELPQNAVDVHPVDTEETEVYNPDEDKTDESIEEQLRKSRERILRLKDLSMKLRTANGLQELENEPAYKRKQMALQQVPHSSESQISRFTLSNEEGITEIRPNNSFLHDNVD from the coding sequence ATGCAGTTTGAAATGTTAAAAGAGAAATCATCAATTATCAAAGTAATTGGTGTTGGCGGCGGCGGTGGGAATGCCGTAAATCATATGTACAGGCAGGGAATTACTGGTGTAGACTTTATTATCTGCAATACAGACGCCCAGGCACTGGAGTTAAGCCCTATTCCGAACAAAGTTCAGTTGGGTGCTAGTCTTACGGAAGGAATGGGTGCAGGTTCTATACCTGAAGTAGGGAAGAACTCTGCTATCGAGAATATAGAGGATGTGAAACGGATGCTGGGAAGCACCACAAAGATGCTTTTTATTACAGCAGGAATGGGTGGTGGTACCGGTACAGGAGCAAGTCCGATTATCGCGAAAGCAGCAAAGGAACTTGACATTCTGACTGTAGGAATTATAACGACGCCTTTTTCTTTCGAAGGTAAACGACGGAAGATGCAGGCGGAAGAAGGTCTTGAAGAGTTTAAGAAATATGTTGATTCATATCTTGTAATTTCAAATGATCGTCTTCGTGAGATTTTTGGTAATCTGACCCTCAGTGCAGCATTTGCACAGGCTGATAATATATTGACGACAGCGGCTAAAGGTATAGCGGAGATTATTACTATACCGGGTTATATCAATGTTGACTTTAAAGATGTTCGGACAGTGATGAATAATAGCGGTGTCGCTATTATGGGTAGTTATTCGGCAGAAGGAGAAAGTCGGGCGTTGCGTGCAGTAGAAGGTGCTCTTGCATCTCCTTTATTAAAGGATAACGAGATAGAGGGGGCCAGATACATTCTGTTAAATATCAGTTCGGGATCCAGAGAGGTCTCCATGGATGAAGTAAGTATAATTACTGATTATATCCAGGAAGAAGCCGGGCTTGCCGCCGATTTAATCTGGGGTAACTGTATGGATGAGTCGTTGGGAGAGAAACTTTCCGTGACGATAATAGCTACTGGTTTCCAGACAAAAGAGGAACGGGCTCTCGAAAAGAGCAATCAGAAGAAGGTCTCAATGCTGACTCCTGAGAATGCTCCTATGGTGAAGCCGGTCAATGCTTTCATTGAAGAAGAGCCTGAGTTGGAAGTGGAGGAAACAGCAGAAGATACAACGCCTAAATACTCAGCCCAGGTTCAGGCAGATCTTTTTGGCGGACTTTTTCAAAAGAAGGCAGAAGAAAAGAAACCTTCAGAACCAAAAGTTATCAGGCATACTTTACAGGATGAAGAGCCTGTTAAGCCGGAACCAACTTTCGAATTTGGTTTAAAGATAGCTGAATCGGAGTTTCAGTTTAATGAGCCGGTTACAGAAGAACTCCCTCAGAATGCCGTAGACGTTCACCCGGTTGATACGGAAGAAACAGAAGTATATAATCCTGACGAAGATAAGACGGATGAATCGATAGAAGAGCAGCTGCGCAAATCGCGGGAGCGGATCCTTCGTTTGAAAGATCTTAGCATGAAGCTTCGTACTGCGAATGGACTACAGGAATTAGAAAACGAACCTGCATATAAGAGAAAACAAATGGCGCTTCAGCAGGTTCCTCACTCTTCGGAATCTCAAATATCGCGTTTCACGCTTTCCAATGAAGAGGGAATAACAGAAATAAGACCCAACAATTCATTTCTGCATGACAATGTAGATTAG
- the ftsA gene encoding cell division protein FtsA translates to MEKGTSTLSKSSPIVVGLDIGTTKICVIVGRRSGHRKIEILGIGKTESAGVTRGVVSNIQKTVQGILQAVEDASSQSNVDIKIVNVGIAGQHIKSLQHRGIFTRKDLQNEIQRKDIDKLIEDMYKLVMPPGEEIIHVLPQEFTVDNEPGIKDPIGMAGVRLEANFHIISGHVSAVKNILKCVRNAGLETQELILEPLASSESVLSEEEKEAGVVLVDIGGGTTDIAIFHEGIIRHTAVIPFGGNSVTEDIREGCSVMRNQAELLKTRFGSALADENKENEIICVPGLRGREPKEISVKNLAYVIQARMEEIIEHVYYEIKASGYEKRLIAGIVITGGGAQLKHLPQLVEYVTGLDCRVGYPNEHLAKNEVLPKNIYDDLKSPLYATGIGLLIKGICKAEEMEEMLKQPGVYVEKPAPEKAKKSFGLFDKLLQTGARFIKDDIKDEDYIK, encoded by the coding sequence ATGGAAAAAGGTACTTCTACATTATCAAAGAGTTCTCCTATCGTCGTAGGTTTAGATATAGGAACTACAAAAATTTGTGTGATAGTTGGCCGGAGAAGCGGGCACAGGAAAATAGAAATATTGGGTATTGGAAAAACTGAATCTGCAGGAGTAACACGCGGGGTGGTATCTAATATACAAAAGACGGTTCAGGGAATCCTTCAGGCAGTAGAGGACGCCAGTTCGCAGTCGAACGTTGATATTAAGATCGTGAATGTCGGGATTGCCGGGCAGCATATAAAAAGCCTCCAGCATCGGGGGATCTTTACGCGGAAAGATCTTCAGAATGAAATACAGCGGAAAGATATTGACAAGCTGATTGAAGATATGTATAAGCTGGTTATGCCGCCGGGAGAAGAGATCATTCATGTGTTGCCACAGGAATTTACCGTCGACAACGAGCCGGGGATCAAAGATCCGATCGGTATGGCAGGGGTTCGTCTGGAAGCGAATTTTCACATCATCTCTGGTCATGTGAGTGCGGTGAAAAATATCCTGAAGTGTGTGAGAAATGCCGGACTGGAAACGCAGGAGCTAATACTTGAACCTCTGGCTTCTTCAGAATCGGTTTTAAGTGAGGAAGAGAAAGAAGCTGGCGTTGTGCTTGTGGATATAGGTGGTGGAACTACAGACATTGCTATCTTCCATGAGGGGATTATCCGCCATACCGCGGTAATACCATTCGGCGGAAACAGCGTTACTGAAGATATCAGGGAAGGTTGTTCCGTAATGAGGAATCAGGCGGAGCTTTTGAAAACACGGTTTGGTTCTGCACTGGCTGATGAAAACAAGGAGAACGAAATCATCTGTGTTCCCGGTTTACGAGGCCGCGAGCCTAAGGAGATATCCGTAAAGAACCTTGCCTATGTGATTCAGGCGCGGATGGAAGAGATCATTGAACATGTTTACTATGAAATAAAAGCTTCGGGATACGAAAAGCGTTTGATTGCCGGTATTGTTATCACGGGCGGGGGAGCTCAGCTTAAGCATCTTCCTCAGCTGGTAGAATATGTAACCGGGCTCGATTGCCGGGTAGGTTATCCGAATGAGCATCTTGCAAAGAACGAGGTGTTGCCGAAGAATATTTACGACGACCTGAAAAGTCCTTTATACGCCACAGGTATTGGTTTGCTGATCAAGGGAATTTGTAAGGCAGAAGAAATGGAAGAAATGCTGAAGCAGCCGGGTGTATACGTAGAGAAACCTGCGCCTGAAAAAGCAAAGAAGTCATTCGGTTTATTTGATAAATTACTGCAAACAGGAGCGCGGTTTATAAAGGACGATATTAAAGACGAGGACTATATTAAGTGA